A stretch of Perognathus longimembris pacificus isolate PPM17 chromosome 1, ASM2315922v1, whole genome shotgun sequence DNA encodes these proteins:
- the Sp1 gene encoding transcription factor Sp1 isoform X2, producing the protein MSDQDHSMDEMTAVVKIEKGVGGNNGGSGNGGGAFSQTRSSSTGSSSSGGGGGQGANGWQIISSSSGATPTSKEQSGNSTNGSNGSESSKNRTVSSGQYVVAATPNLQNQQVLTGLPGVMPNIQYQVIPQFQTVDGQQLQFAATTGAQVQQDGSGQIQIIPGANQQIITNRGSGGNIIAAMPNLLQQAVPLQGLTNNVLSGQTQYVTNVPVALNGNITLLPVNSVSAATLTPSSQAVTISSSGSQESSSQPVTSGTAISSTSLVSSQASSSSFFTNANSYSTTTTTSNMGIMNFTTSGSAGTTSQSQTPQRVSGLQGSDGLNIQQNQTSGSSLQTTQQKEGEQNQQTQQQQILIQPQLVQGGQALQALQAAPLSGQTFTTQAISQETLQNLQLQAVPNSGPIIIRTPTVGPNGQVSWQTLQLQNLQVQNPQAQTITLAPMQGVSLGQTSSSNTTLTPIASAASIPAGTVTVNAAQLSSVPGLQTINLSALSTSGIQVHQLPGLPLAIANAPGDHGAQLGLPGAGGDGLHDDTAGGEEGENSPDPQPQAGRRTRREACTCPYCKDSEGRSSGDPGKKKQHICHIQGCGKVYGKTSHLRAHLRWHTGERPFMCTWSYCGKRFTRSDELQRHKRTHTGEKKFACPECPKRFMRSDHLSKHIKTHQNKKGGPGVALSVGTLPLDSGAGSEGSGTATPSALIATNMVAMEAICPEGIARLANSGINVMQVADLQSINISGNGF; encoded by the exons ATGAGCG ACCAAGATCACTCCATGGATGAAATGACAGCAGTGGTGAAGATTGAGAAAGGAGTTGGTGGAAATAATGGGGGCAGTGGTAATGGCGGTGGTGCCTTTTCTCAGACTCGAAGCAGCAGCacaggcagcagcagcagtggaggaggaggaggacag GGTGCCAATGGCTGGCAGatcatctcttcctcctctggggcTACTCCTACCTCAAAGGAACAGAGTGGCAACAGTACCAATGGCAGCAATGGCAGTGAGTCTTCCAAGAATCGCACAGTCTCCAGTGGGCAGTATGTTGTGGCTGCCACCCCCAACTTACAGAACCAGCAAGTTCTGACAGGTCTACCTGGAGTGATGCCTAACATTCAGTATCAAGTAATCCCACAGTTCCAGACTGTTGATGGGCAACAGCTGCAGTTTGCTGCTACGACTGGGGCTCAAGTGCAGCAGGATGGTTCTGGTCAAATACAGATCATACCAGGTGCAAACCAACAGATCATCACAAATCGAGGAAGTGGAGGCAACATCATTGCTGCTATGCCAAATCTTCTCCAACAGGCTGTTCCTCTCCAAGGCCTGACTAATAACGTGCTCTCAGGACAGACTCAGTATGTGACCAATGTACCAGTGGCCCTGAATGGGAACATCACCTTGCTACCTGTCAACAGCGTTTCTGCAGCTACCTTGACTCCCAGCTCTCAGGCAGTCACTATCAGCAGCTCTGGATCCCAGGAGAGCAGCTCACAGCCGGTCACCTCAGGGACTGCCATTAGTTCTACCAGCTTGGTGTCATCGCAAGCCAGTTCCAGTTCCTTTTTTACCAATGCCAATAGCTACTCAACAACTACTACCACCAGCAACATGGGAATTATGAACTTTACCACCAGTGGATCAGCCGGGACCACTTCTCAGAGCCAGACACCACAGAGGGTCAGCGGGCTACAGGGTTCTGATGGTCTGAACATTCAGCAGAACCAAACATCTGGAAGCTCACTGCAAACAACTCAGCAGAAAGAAGGAGAACAAAACCAGCAGACACAACAACAACAGATTCTTATTCAGCCTCAGCTAGTTCAAGGGGGACAAGCTCTTCAGGCCCTCCAAGCCGCACCATTGTCAGGACAGACCTTTACAACTCAAGCTATTTCCCAGGAAACTCTCCAGAATCTCCAGCTTCAGGCGGTTCCAAATTCTGGCCCCATCATCATCCGGACACCAACAGTGGGACCTAATGGACAAGTCAGTTGGCAGACTCTTCAGCTGCAGAACCTCCAAGTTCAGAACCCACAGGCCCAGACAATCACCTTAGCCCCGATGCAGGGTGTTTCCTTGGGACAGACCAGCAGCAGCAACACCACACTTACGCCCATTGCCTCAGCTGCCTCCATCCCTGCTGGCACAGTCACTGTGAATGCTGCTCAACTGTCCTCGGTGCCCGGCCTCCAGACCATTAACCTCAGTGCTTTGAGTACTTCAGGGATTCAGGTGCACCAGCTACCAGGCCTGCCGTTGGCTATAGCCAATGCCCCAG GTGATCATGGCGCTCAGCTTGGCCTCCCTGGGGCTGGTGGAGATGGACTACATGATGACACAGCaggtggagaagaaggagagaacaGCCCAGATCCCCAACCCCAAGCTGGTCGGAGGACCCGTCGGGAAGCATGCACCTGTCCTTACTGTAAAGACAGTGAAGGACG GAGCTCTGGGGATCCTGGCAAAAAGAAACAGCACATTTGCCACATCCAAGGCTGTGGCAAAGTATATGGCAAGACTTCACACCTACGGGCACACTTGCGCTGGCATACAGGAGAGAGGCCATTCATGTGTACCTGGTCATACTGTGGGAAACGCTTTACACGTTCAGATGAGCTACAAAGACACAAACGAACACACACAG GTGAGAAGAAATTCGCCTGTCCTGAGTGTCCTAAGCGCTTCATGAGGAGTGATCACCTGTCAAAGCATATCAAGACTCATCAGAATAAGAAGGGAGGCCCAGGTGTAGCCCTGAGTGTGGGCACTTTGCCCCTGGACAGTGGGGCAGGCTCAGAAGGCAGTGGCACTGCCACTCCTTCAGCCCTTATTGCCACCAATATGGTAGCCATGGAGGCCATCTGTCCAGAGGGTATTGCCCGACTTGCCAACAGTGGTATCAACGTTATGCAGGTGGCGGATCTGCAGTCTATTAATATCAGTGGCAATGGATTCTGA
- the Sp1 gene encoding transcription factor Sp1 isoform X1 produces MSDQDHSMDEMTAVVKIEKGVGGNNGGSGNGGGAFSQTRSSSTGSSSSGGGGGQESQPSPLALLAATCSRIESPNENSNNSQGPSQSGGTGELDLTATQLSQGANGWQIISSSSGATPTSKEQSGNSTNGSNGSESSKNRTVSSGQYVVAATPNLQNQQVLTGLPGVMPNIQYQVIPQFQTVDGQQLQFAATTGAQVQQDGSGQIQIIPGANQQIITNRGSGGNIIAAMPNLLQQAVPLQGLTNNVLSGQTQYVTNVPVALNGNITLLPVNSVSAATLTPSSQAVTISSSGSQESSSQPVTSGTAISSTSLVSSQASSSSFFTNANSYSTTTTTSNMGIMNFTTSGSAGTTSQSQTPQRVSGLQGSDGLNIQQNQTSGSSLQTTQQKEGEQNQQTQQQQILIQPQLVQGGQALQALQAAPLSGQTFTTQAISQETLQNLQLQAVPNSGPIIIRTPTVGPNGQVSWQTLQLQNLQVQNPQAQTITLAPMQGVSLGQTSSSNTTLTPIASAASIPAGTVTVNAAQLSSVPGLQTINLSALSTSGIQVHQLPGLPLAIANAPGDHGAQLGLPGAGGDGLHDDTAGGEEGENSPDPQPQAGRRTRREACTCPYCKDSEGRSSGDPGKKKQHICHIQGCGKVYGKTSHLRAHLRWHTGERPFMCTWSYCGKRFTRSDELQRHKRTHTGEKKFACPECPKRFMRSDHLSKHIKTHQNKKGGPGVALSVGTLPLDSGAGSEGSGTATPSALIATNMVAMEAICPEGIARLANSGINVMQVADLQSINISGNGF; encoded by the exons ATGAGCG ACCAAGATCACTCCATGGATGAAATGACAGCAGTGGTGAAGATTGAGAAAGGAGTTGGTGGAAATAATGGGGGCAGTGGTAATGGCGGTGGTGCCTTTTCTCAGACTCGAAGCAGCAGCacaggcagcagcagcagtggaggaggaggaggacag GAATCCCAGCCATCCCCTTTGGCTCTGCTGGCAGCAACCTGCAGCAGAATTGAGTCACCCAATGAGAACAGCAACAACTCCCAGGGTCCAAGCCAGTCAGGGGGCACAGGTGAACTTGACCTCACAGCCACACAACTTTCACAGGGTGCCAATGGCTGGCAGatcatctcttcctcctctggggcTACTCCTACCTCAAAGGAACAGAGTGGCAACAGTACCAATGGCAGCAATGGCAGTGAGTCTTCCAAGAATCGCACAGTCTCCAGTGGGCAGTATGTTGTGGCTGCCACCCCCAACTTACAGAACCAGCAAGTTCTGACAGGTCTACCTGGAGTGATGCCTAACATTCAGTATCAAGTAATCCCACAGTTCCAGACTGTTGATGGGCAACAGCTGCAGTTTGCTGCTACGACTGGGGCTCAAGTGCAGCAGGATGGTTCTGGTCAAATACAGATCATACCAGGTGCAAACCAACAGATCATCACAAATCGAGGAAGTGGAGGCAACATCATTGCTGCTATGCCAAATCTTCTCCAACAGGCTGTTCCTCTCCAAGGCCTGACTAATAACGTGCTCTCAGGACAGACTCAGTATGTGACCAATGTACCAGTGGCCCTGAATGGGAACATCACCTTGCTACCTGTCAACAGCGTTTCTGCAGCTACCTTGACTCCCAGCTCTCAGGCAGTCACTATCAGCAGCTCTGGATCCCAGGAGAGCAGCTCACAGCCGGTCACCTCAGGGACTGCCATTAGTTCTACCAGCTTGGTGTCATCGCAAGCCAGTTCCAGTTCCTTTTTTACCAATGCCAATAGCTACTCAACAACTACTACCACCAGCAACATGGGAATTATGAACTTTACCACCAGTGGATCAGCCGGGACCACTTCTCAGAGCCAGACACCACAGAGGGTCAGCGGGCTACAGGGTTCTGATGGTCTGAACATTCAGCAGAACCAAACATCTGGAAGCTCACTGCAAACAACTCAGCAGAAAGAAGGAGAACAAAACCAGCAGACACAACAACAACAGATTCTTATTCAGCCTCAGCTAGTTCAAGGGGGACAAGCTCTTCAGGCCCTCCAAGCCGCACCATTGTCAGGACAGACCTTTACAACTCAAGCTATTTCCCAGGAAACTCTCCAGAATCTCCAGCTTCAGGCGGTTCCAAATTCTGGCCCCATCATCATCCGGACACCAACAGTGGGACCTAATGGACAAGTCAGTTGGCAGACTCTTCAGCTGCAGAACCTCCAAGTTCAGAACCCACAGGCCCAGACAATCACCTTAGCCCCGATGCAGGGTGTTTCCTTGGGACAGACCAGCAGCAGCAACACCACACTTACGCCCATTGCCTCAGCTGCCTCCATCCCTGCTGGCACAGTCACTGTGAATGCTGCTCAACTGTCCTCGGTGCCCGGCCTCCAGACCATTAACCTCAGTGCTTTGAGTACTTCAGGGATTCAGGTGCACCAGCTACCAGGCCTGCCGTTGGCTATAGCCAATGCCCCAG GTGATCATGGCGCTCAGCTTGGCCTCCCTGGGGCTGGTGGAGATGGACTACATGATGACACAGCaggtggagaagaaggagagaacaGCCCAGATCCCCAACCCCAAGCTGGTCGGAGGACCCGTCGGGAAGCATGCACCTGTCCTTACTGTAAAGACAGTGAAGGACG GAGCTCTGGGGATCCTGGCAAAAAGAAACAGCACATTTGCCACATCCAAGGCTGTGGCAAAGTATATGGCAAGACTTCACACCTACGGGCACACTTGCGCTGGCATACAGGAGAGAGGCCATTCATGTGTACCTGGTCATACTGTGGGAAACGCTTTACACGTTCAGATGAGCTACAAAGACACAAACGAACACACACAG GTGAGAAGAAATTCGCCTGTCCTGAGTGTCCTAAGCGCTTCATGAGGAGTGATCACCTGTCAAAGCATATCAAGACTCATCAGAATAAGAAGGGAGGCCCAGGTGTAGCCCTGAGTGTGGGCACTTTGCCCCTGGACAGTGGGGCAGGCTCAGAAGGCAGTGGCACTGCCACTCCTTCAGCCCTTATTGCCACCAATATGGTAGCCATGGAGGCCATCTGTCCAGAGGGTATTGCCCGACTTGCCAACAGTGGTATCAACGTTATGCAGGTGGCGGATCTGCAGTCTATTAATATCAGTGGCAATGGATTCTGA